atttttattacgcagatatttatttaaaaaaatctatctcTAATAACCAgaacatttcaaaaatgaagAGAGTGGGAAATGggcaaaagaaaacattatttgtcaGCATTTTCCAGCAGAAACACAAAAACATTTAGTAAACACTCCACGCAGtgaagaaaatagaaaatggatttttcaatattatgacgcgcattttcaaattatttcgtcATTTAATTACCAAAAGCAGAGAAACCATTCATCAATACACACGCCCAGTAAAATTCCAACAAACACAACACTCTACTTTTTCTTCCAGAAAATGGTCGGCGACGAGCAGAAGCAGGTCAACGGCGGGCTGAACCTGGCGAGCGTGGAGAAGGTGTCCAAGCTGCCGGTGGTGGAGGCGCTGAGCGACGCTTACGAAAAGGTCAAGGGCTCGAGCGGCGTGGCCAACTGGACGCTGACCACGGCCGAGCACACCGTCGCCTCCCTGGGCTCGCTGGCGGCCACCACGCTGCCCCAGGGGCCCATCGGGGCCGTCGACCGCACTCTCTGCTCCGGACTGGCCGTCATCGAGCAAAAGGTGCCCATCATCAAGGAACAACCTGCAGAGGTATTTCTTTTTATGGATTGCTCATAATTGTATCAGACaaactcttaaaaaatttaattctgaattTAGCCAGGGTTTATTTTACAAGGCTGGTAATTTGTTCTAGATAAATCGATTGATGTGCCAGCTATTTCATTTCCAAATGATAGGAATTATATTgttcctatttttggtcaagaTAATGGGGAGATAAATCGTCAATGGCTTTAATGTTCTGAGTGATTAACAAATCTATTAACgatcttcaattttattttttgggaaaagaCGAAAaagtccaattttttaaagattttacaaCATAACATGAAAAATAGGAAACTTCCAGAATATTTgggagatttatattttacattaaaataaaaattcaccttCCCAACtaaaaagagtttccctgtCCTacaaaaatagacaaaaaGGCTCCACATTAATTCGCCCATTctctttttaacatttttaattttaaattgctatttccaaatttaaaattacgtaTTTTTGACAGATTTACGGTCAAGCGATGGAGAAGGTGGGCGCCGTCAAGTCTTACGGCTGGAACAAAGCCAACGACATGCTTTCGACCAAATGGGGCGCCATCGCCCTGGGCGGCTTCGACACCACGGCCGACCTGATCAACAAATACCTCGACCTCTACCTTCCGGCGCAGGAGGGCGAGCCCGAAACCCCAGGTAAATGGGTTCCAGTTTTGGAAGAAAccattgatatttattttttataaccaaggggaaaatattttgattcgaTGACTACttgtattttttctggaaaagtccctgaataaatttcctaGGTTTGATGGGAAAATCCGGctcaatatttcttttaaagctGACTTCCAGGTCAGTTTGGTTAttggaaaatgtaaaaaaataggaaaaaagcGTTAGAAGCccaagacaaaataaaatttaagatttcctcagtatttagaaaataaaccactgttttttatacaaatttcattttaatctaGATAAACCAgggttttttaaatcaatattgaaatttttgataattttccgACGTTCTTTAAGTCACTAAAATCATCAATGGATTCCCGAAAAACTAAATCCCTTGGAATTTCAGTGTCAGACGTGGAAGTGGACAAAGTGAGCCACTCGCTGCAAACGATGGGCCAGATTTCGAACAAGGTGCGGAGCCGCACGTACCGGGCCGTCGTGCAGCAGATGCAGGGCCTCAAGACGCAGAGCGAGGCGTCGATCAACCACGTCAACGACCTGCTCAACCTTGTAAGTGAATATTTACAGCctattcaaaattgattcagTACAAGACGAAGCAGATTCCGAACAAGAGCGAGAAGCAGGAGGAAGCACGGAGGCTGGCGCACAATTTGTCTGCGTTTCTGGCCAGCGTTCCGGCCAAAATGGAGCACCTGATGCCGGAGAAACTGGTTGCCCAGGTCAAGCAGGCGCAGGGCTACGCTCAGAAGATGTACGAGGGCCTCATGGTGAGATGCggatttacttttattttttatttttgatgagTGTCTCTTTTTGATTCGCTCCATCAGACGTGCACTCTGAGAGACGTGACCGACTCGGTGAGAGATCAGGCTGCAAAGATCAAGACAGTTTTGCAGGAGGTCAGCACTTACACCGGCCAGGTCGTggtatgaaataaaaatgattaaaattatttggttttgtGTTAAATCCTGCTAAACAGGAGACGTTTTTGGTGAAGAGCAAGGAGATTGCTGACGCGCAAAGCGCAGTCGTCACGTCTGAATAATAATCGTAACGTATTTTGTACTGATTAGAAATAAAACGAAAGGTtaagtttttctttaattattgtttccaaCTTTCATTTTCCATATACGATTTGTACACAACAATAAAgatgtgataaaaaattaataatttactaaaatatcaAGATAAACTTCTGCTTCAACTTGACTGAGACCGTGTCAcgcaagataaaaataattcctctTCCTTCTCATTGGTCTTAAAATGTCGCAGCGAATAAAAATCTGACGATGACACATTTATTCCCTATAGACAGACATATATGCTTGTGTGGTTCAAAATAGATATATTTATGCATAGTAATTCTGATGGATTTGTCACGAGCTTCTTCATTCACTCACTCACGCACTGAGAAAGCGTCACCCAGCGCACTCTGCACATTCCGCCAACTCGTTTGTTTCtttaaacattaataattgtgGTGGGCGCGTCGCAATGTGGACGAAAACCCTCTTTGGCATGCGAATTCCGGGCTGCACCGGCTGGACTGggctggcgggcgggcgggctcACACGGCCGACACTTGCGCCCCGTCGTCATCTGCggaaaaatcagattttttaatattttgtttcaaaggacatattttttgtgaagaataaaatatcttgGTTTTCATTTCAGGCTCACAAAtcgttataaatttttaaaaagaattttaattttcagactaacaattttttaagtaatttttaactttaaataaaaatttccaaggaGAGAGTTCAGTATTTAATTTgagatttcaaaagaaattccaCCTAGATATTTTACCCggagatttttcaaattaaattttgtaaaatggacaaaaaattattttatttaaataaaaatattaaaaatcaaactaatattaaaattccttaatttgacaaaatacCAAGAAcctcttttataatttaataaattgattagcaaataaatttgggtAAAAGacaaagacaaatttaattcttgatcGATGATGTTGAAGAATATcggtataattttttcttatgcAGTTAATATTCCAACGGAACAttgatttttagaataattatctACATTCTAATAATAAAGTCCTTAAAGACAGTGAGAGTGCAGTGGCAAGGCTTACCATCGTCGTCGGAATGGAAGAAGTCGGTGTTGGTGACGCCCTCGTGCGAATGTGCCCTGCTAAGTCCCAGCGTGCGCATCCTCCGCGTCGCCTCGTTGTACTCTGGCGGCCTCTGCGGCCGGTTCGGTGGGTTTTGAGGCGGCCCCATCGCTTTCTGGTCAACTGAGAGACAAAACCCCAAAGTCAGATTTGTGCGGGCACTCACGGCAGCGTtcaaatctgatttatttccaGACGCATCGAACCTgatcctttttattattcttttcttttgctttttatccctgtccgaggataATTTAAGACAGTTTTTGCGCCTTTTTGGAAGAATTTACGGTTTGTTGTAGAGCTTTTTTTGTTCCATAATCACAATCACATAAATTTCCCTAATTTTCtgtctgttttttattttttttttgataatcgctttgaaaaaatttaatttttacaaattactaagcatatttgtaaaattaaatacaaattcgGTTATTTCACAAGTAAAATATATACGAAAGCAacgaatataaaaaatttcctagaTTTTTAATCCGAGTAGACGGTTTGGACCGTTTGAGACGATTTTCAAGTGGCTAAAAACGGCCATCTGAATGTTTGAATTACCGCTTTAAAATAACTACACATATATATAAGATTTTAGCACTTCATTCCATCGatagaatttattatttatttatttattgagtttaaaattaagcagtctttcaatttttagttttcaaatacatataaaatatataagatTAAAATTCCTTTCTGGGCCCAATGGACTCACTTGTGGAATGTCTGCGTTGTGAAATGGGAGATTCGCGCATGGAGAGGCCAGAGTCCTTGTTGGACCTGCTCAGACTGGTGACGCTGCTGCTCTCAGCGTTGAGGTCGACGGCCGCCGGCGTGTCCGAGTGCGACCGCTCGTGGCCCGACTTGCG
The nucleotide sequence above comes from Cloeon dipterum chromosome X, ieCloDipt1.1, whole genome shotgun sequence. Encoded proteins:
- the LOC135944968 gene encoding lipid storage droplets surface-binding protein 2-like isoform X1, which gives rise to MHRTQESPLLICDFMMFRSMLAAQEKTVPHEEGKMVGDEQKQVNGGLNLASVEKVSKLPVVEALSDAYEKVKGSSGVANWTLTTAEHTVASLGSLAATTLPQGPIGAVDRTLCSGLAVIEQKVPIIKEQPAEIYGQAMEKVGAVKSYGWNKANDMLSTKWGAIALGGFDTTADLINKYLDLYLPAQEGEPETPVSDVEVDKVSHSLQTMGQISNKVRSRTYRAVVQQMQGLKTQSEASINHVNDLLNLIPNKSEKQEEARRLAHNLSAFLASVPAKMEHLMPEKLVAQVKQAQGYAQKMYEGLMTCTLRDVTDSVRDQAAKIKTVLQEVSTYTGQVVETFLVKSKEIADAQSAVVTSE
- the LOC135944968 gene encoding lipid storage droplets surface-binding protein 2-like isoform X2 translates to MHRTQESPLLICDFMMFRSMLAAQEKTVPHEEGKMVGDEQKQVNGGLNLASVEKVSKLPVVEALSDAYEKVKGSSGVANWTLTTAEHTVASLGSLAATTLPQGPIGAVDRTLCSGLAVIEQKVPIIKEQPAEIYGQAMEKVGAVKSYGWNKANDMLSTKWGAIALGGFDTTADLINKYLDLYLPAQEGEPETPVSDVEVDKVSHSLQTMGQISNKVRSRTYRAVVQQMQGLKTQSEASINHVNDLLNLSEKQEEARRLAHNLSAFLASVPAKMEHLMPEKLVAQVKQAQGYAQKMYEGLMTCTLRDVTDSVRDQAAKIKTVLQEVSTYTGQVVETFLVKSKEIADAQSAVVTSE